From a single Terriglobales bacterium genomic region:
- a CDS encoding glycosyl hydrolase: SNVLFLGTEFGLWISVDGGGHWAQYKGSGFPAVAVRDMAVQARDSALALATHGRGIWILDDISPLRALTPELMAKEAVLLTGRPVVQYLSASGGWPEGDETFSGPERPGNALITYYQRSRHIFGDLKIQIYDSEGNLVDTLAGSKHRGLNRAVWSMLLKAPAVPPAATALFAAAQGPRVPPGTYTVKLTKGDQVYTAPLQVVMDPRAPYSLEDRKAQFALAMKVYKLLGHMTWATEAITGVRDAATARAAKLGAKDPLRARLEKLSQESDKLRSKIVATKEGGAITGEERIREHIGRLYGDVTGYEGRPTDYQVKYADTLAHDLEDVIRDFHALTDKDLAGLNKALAGKKLEPIQVLKEEDWEQRHPGGASSAGAATATAFQETD, from the coding sequence CCTCCAACGTGCTCTTCCTGGGCACCGAGTTCGGGCTGTGGATCTCGGTGGACGGCGGCGGCCACTGGGCGCAGTACAAGGGCAGCGGCTTCCCGGCGGTGGCGGTTCGCGATATGGCGGTGCAGGCGCGCGACTCGGCGCTGGCCCTGGCCACCCACGGCCGCGGCATCTGGATCCTGGACGACATCTCGCCCCTGCGCGCCCTCACCCCGGAATTGATGGCCAAGGAGGCGGTGCTGCTCACGGGCAGACCCGTGGTGCAGTACCTCAGCGCCAGCGGCGGCTGGCCGGAGGGCGACGAGACCTTCAGCGGCCCGGAGAGGCCGGGCAATGCCCTCATCACCTACTACCAGCGCAGCCGCCACATCTTCGGCGATCTGAAGATCCAGATCTACGACTCCGAGGGCAACCTGGTCGACACCCTCGCCGGCAGCAAGCACCGCGGCCTGAACCGCGCCGTCTGGTCCATGCTGCTGAAGGCGCCGGCGGTCCCGCCCGCGGCCACCGCCCTGTTCGCGGCGGCGCAGGGCCCGCGCGTCCCGCCCGGCACCTACACCGTGAAGTTGACCAAGGGCGACCAGGTGTATACCGCCCCCTTGCAGGTGGTGATGGACCCGCGCGCTCCCTACTCGCTGGAGGACCGCAAGGCGCAGTTCGCCCTGGCCATGAAGGTGTACAAGCTGCTCGGCCACATGACCTGGGCCACGGAAGCCATCACCGGGGTGCGGGACGCGGCCACGGCGCGCGCCGCCAAGCTGGGCGCCAAGGATCCCCTGCGCGCCCGCCTGGAGAAGCTCTCGCAGGAGAGCGACAAGCTGCGCTCCAAGATCGTGGCCACCAAGGAGGGCGGCGCCATCACCGGGGAAGAGCGCATCCGCGAGCACATCGGGCGGCTCTACGGCGACGTGACCGGCTACGAAGGCCGGCCCACCGATTACCAGGTCAAGTACGCCGACACGCTCGCGCACGACTTGGAAGACGTGATCCGCGACTTCCACGCCCTCACCGACAAGGATCTGGCCGGGCTCAACAAGGCGCTGGCCGGCAAGAAGCTCGAGCCTATCCAGGTCCTGAAGGAAGAGGATTGGGAGCAGCGGCACCCGGGCGGGGCCTCGAGTGCAGGGGCGGCCACGGCAACTGCCTTCCAGGAGACGGACTAG
- a CDS encoding VOC family protein, whose protein sequence is MITGTHVLFYSTDAETDRAFFRDVLGLPALDVGGGWLIFALPPAEAGIHPVEKGESRPPMHGGRSLLGAVVYLMCDDLAAEMERLRAKKVECSAVETAEWGTKTTLRLPSGGEIGLYQPRHPTALDLKR, encoded by the coding sequence ATGATCACCGGCACCCACGTCCTGTTCTACAGCACCGACGCCGAGACCGACCGCGCCTTCTTCCGCGACGTCCTGGGATTGCCCGCGCTGGATGTCGGCGGCGGCTGGCTGATCTTCGCCCTGCCTCCCGCCGAGGCCGGCATCCACCCAGTGGAGAAGGGCGAGAGCCGCCCGCCGATGCACGGCGGCCGCTCTCTGTTGGGGGCCGTGGTCTACCTCATGTGCGACGATCTTGCCGCCGAGATGGAGCGGCTGCGCGCGAAGAAGGTCGAGTGCTCGGCGGTGGAGACCGCCGAGTGGGGGACCAAGACGACCCTCCGCCTGCCCAGCGGCGGGGAGATCGGCCTCTACCAGCCTCGCCATCCCACCGCCCTCGACCTCAAGCGATAG
- a CDS encoding class I SAM-dependent methyltransferase, whose amino-acid sequence MRKYAIINALVRKSRYRRYLEICTPKTGGTFSRVARGPLEACHRLMYCCPPGFEDDSAIDFRSPDEHIEGLIPPGTLYDIIFIDPWHTYECSQRDFQLGLALLAPGGALVLHDCCPVEREMAGPEEPVPWRLWQGVTYCAYLDLVGSLPDLTWYTVDTDYGCGVIRKRAGKNGNTGCGDCELFQRWNLLRSRNQYDVFDFYEQHRRELLNLISVEEFLVREGIPRRLLLPTPAYLLQRAATWLHATYARFRRAGLARLRRRRWNHWFSTWKESK is encoded by the coding sequence ATGCGGAAGTACGCGATCATCAATGCGCTGGTTCGCAAGAGCCGGTATCGCAGATACCTGGAGATCTGCACTCCCAAGACCGGGGGCACCTTCTCCCGGGTGGCGCGGGGTCCGTTGGAGGCCTGCCACCGGCTGATGTATTGCTGTCCCCCGGGCTTCGAGGACGACAGCGCGATCGATTTTCGCAGCCCGGATGAGCACATCGAGGGGCTCATCCCGCCGGGCACGCTCTACGACATCATCTTCATCGACCCGTGGCACACCTACGAGTGCTCCCAGCGCGACTTCCAACTGGGACTCGCGCTGCTGGCGCCCGGCGGCGCCCTGGTCCTCCACGATTGCTGTCCGGTGGAGCGGGAGATGGCCGGCCCGGAGGAACCGGTTCCCTGGCGGCTCTGGCAGGGAGTGACTTACTGCGCCTACCTCGACCTGGTGGGGTCGCTGCCGGACCTGACCTGGTACACGGTGGACACCGACTACGGCTGCGGCGTCATCCGCAAGCGCGCCGGGAAGAACGGGAACACCGGGTGTGGCGACTGCGAACTCTTCCAGCGGTGGAATCTCCTGCGCTCCCGGAACCAGTATGATGTCTTCGACTTCTACGAGCAGCACCGGAGGGAATTGCTGAACCTGATCTCGGTGGAGGAGTTCCTCGTCCGCGAAGGCATTCCCCGGCGCCTCCTGCTGCCCACGCCTGCCTACCTGCTGCAGCGCGCCGCCACCTGGCTGCACGCGACCTACGCCCGCTTCCGGCGCGCCGGACTCGCCCGCCTACGCCGGCGCCGCTGGAATCACTGGTTCTCGACCTGGAAGGAATCGAAGTAG
- a CDS encoding OmpA family protein has translation MAALLLVCAIQAPAQAAQKEQVGPPVFGGKQRIAFALQGDIYYLPEGTSRLPDFSKLKRVGTIYTTELNVPSRSFDSGFPGVTNRFEWFAIDYHGTLLLPTGGQYKFRLTSDDGSQLWIDGKKVIDVDGIHPPNSGEATVELAAGTHKIRVPYFQGPRFEVALQLEIARPGKPYQIFNTQAFAPAQVEVKGGKTKVSLGSAILFDFNQSMLKPGAAEVLAEVKASVLDQHPKARFVVEGYTDDVGSAAYNLALSQRRAQTVVSWLRAHGVPGSRLTAKGLGKSNPKVPNTSDENRAQNRRVEIAVEE, from the coding sequence GTGGCGGCGCTGCTCCTGGTCTGTGCCATCCAGGCGCCCGCCCAGGCGGCTCAAAAGGAACAGGTCGGGCCGCCGGTCTTCGGCGGCAAGCAGCGCATCGCTTTCGCCCTCCAGGGCGACATCTATTACCTCCCCGAAGGCACCAGCCGGCTCCCGGATTTCTCCAAGCTCAAGCGCGTGGGGACCATCTATACCACTGAGCTCAATGTTCCCTCGCGCTCCTTCGACTCCGGGTTTCCCGGCGTCACCAACCGCTTCGAGTGGTTTGCCATCGACTACCACGGTACCCTCCTGCTGCCCACCGGGGGGCAGTACAAGTTCCGGCTGACCTCCGACGACGGCTCTCAACTCTGGATCGACGGCAAGAAGGTCATCGACGTGGACGGCATCCATCCCCCCAACAGCGGGGAGGCCACGGTCGAGCTGGCCGCGGGCACGCACAAGATCCGGGTCCCGTACTTTCAGGGCCCGCGCTTCGAGGTGGCGCTGCAACTGGAGATCGCCCGCCCCGGCAAGCCCTACCAGATCTTCAACACCCAGGCCTTCGCGCCGGCGCAGGTGGAGGTGAAGGGCGGGAAGACGAAGGTCAGCCTGGGCAGCGCCATCCTCTTCGACTTCAACCAGTCCATGCTCAAGCCCGGCGCCGCCGAGGTGCTGGCCGAGGTCAAAGCCTCGGTGCTCGATCAGCATCCCAAGGCCCGCTTCGTGGTCGAGGGCTATACCGACGACGTGGGCTCCGCCGCCTACAACCTGGCTCTCTCCCAGCGCCGCGCGCAGACGGTAGTGAGCTGGCTGCGGGCGCACGGGGTCCCGGGATCGCGCCTGACCGCCAAGGGCCTGGGGAAGAGCAATCCGAAGGTCCCCAACACCAGCGACGAGAACCGCGCCCAGAACCGGCGCGTCGAGATCGCGGTGGAGGAGTGA
- a CDS encoding YciI family protein, with protein sequence MAKQHYFFRLIPPRPAFPHDMTDAERHLMEEHSRYFQQNFAAGRILLYGPVMAASGAFGLAVLEVESEEEARRFGDGDPSVKAGLNRFEISPMQVSGARAQVQ encoded by the coding sequence ATGGCCAAGCAGCATTACTTCTTCCGCTTGATTCCGCCGCGCCCCGCCTTTCCCCACGACATGACCGATGCCGAGCGGCACCTGATGGAGGAGCACAGCCGCTACTTTCAGCAGAACTTCGCCGCCGGCCGGATCCTTCTGTACGGCCCGGTGATGGCCGCGAGCGGAGCCTTCGGGCTCGCCGTGCTGGAAGTGGAGAGCGAAGAGGAAGCCCGGCGCTTTGGCGATGGCGACCCCTCCGTGAAGGCCGGACTGAATCGCTTCGAGATCAGCCCCATGCAGGTGTCGGGCGCGCGCGCCCAAGTGCAGTAG
- a CDS encoding site-2 protease family protein, giving the protein MPTSQGSIRLFRLAGIDVFLHFSWFLVAIYEINARAGGYSSALWNVVEYLALFLIVLLHEFGHALACRQVGGVANRIVLWPLGGVAYVNPPPRPGATLWSIAAGPLVNVALVPVLLGLSVLGRSLGWAQAWPDLGKLLQTVFNINLGLLIFNLLPIFPLDGGQILRSLLWFVLGRARSLMVATIFGFVGLIGYFLLALLAGSVWLGILGVFLLLNCWGGLRSAQALARLAKAPRREGFACPSCKAGPPMGENWRCSTCKQTFDAFQTQAVCPHCAAQFPVTQCFECGNSSPFGQWVASSAVPVHP; this is encoded by the coding sequence ATGCCCACAAGCCAGGGATCCATTCGCCTTTTTCGCCTTGCCGGCATCGACGTCTTCCTCCACTTCTCGTGGTTCCTGGTCGCGATCTACGAGATCAACGCCCGCGCCGGCGGGTATTCCTCCGCGCTCTGGAACGTGGTGGAGTATCTGGCGCTCTTCCTGATCGTGCTGCTGCACGAGTTTGGGCACGCGCTGGCCTGCCGGCAGGTGGGCGGCGTGGCCAACCGCATCGTGCTCTGGCCGCTGGGCGGCGTGGCCTACGTGAATCCGCCGCCCCGGCCCGGAGCCACCCTGTGGAGCATCGCCGCGGGACCGCTGGTGAACGTGGCCCTGGTGCCTGTGCTGCTCGGCCTGAGTGTCCTAGGCAGGTCGCTCGGCTGGGCCCAGGCCTGGCCCGATCTCGGCAAACTGCTGCAGACCGTGTTCAACATCAACCTGGGCCTGCTGATCTTCAACCTGCTGCCCATCTTCCCGCTGGATGGCGGGCAGATCCTGCGCTCGCTGCTTTGGTTCGTGCTGGGACGGGCGCGCAGCCTGATGGTGGCCACCATCTTCGGCTTCGTGGGCCTGATCGGGTACTTCCTGCTGGCGCTGTTGGCGGGCTCAGTCTGGCTGGGCATCCTGGGCGTCTTCCTGCTGCTGAACTGCTGGGGAGGATTGCGCAGCGCGCAGGCCTTGGCCCGCCTCGCCAAGGCGCCGCGGCGCGAGGGTTTCGCCTGCCCGAGTTGCAAGGCGGGACCTCCCATGGGCGAGAACTGGCGCTGCAGCACCTGCAAGCAGACCTTCGACGCCTTCCAGACCCAGGCTGTCTGCCCGCACTGCGCGGCCCAGTTCCCGGTGACCCAGTGCTTTGAATGTGGGAATTCGTCTCCCTTCGGCCAGTGGGTGGCCTCCAGCGCGGTGCCCGTGCACCCCTGA
- a CDS encoding NADH-quinone oxidoreductase subunit B family protein → MSSWLQNKFEKNFLITSVDYVFNWARKSALWPMTFGLACCAIEMIASSTARFDIARFGAEVFRPSPRQSDLMIVAGTVTLKMSPVLKRIYDQMPEPKWVISMGACSSVGGPFNTYAVLQGVDKIVPVDVYVTGCPPRPENLFYALLRLQDKIDTMTLAKRPTEVRLDENMLEKFKQQVMVAQTLQPK, encoded by the coding sequence ATGAGCAGCTGGCTGCAGAACAAGTTCGAGAAGAACTTCCTCATCACCAGCGTGGACTACGTGTTCAACTGGGCGCGCAAGTCCGCCCTCTGGCCCATGACCTTCGGGCTGGCCTGCTGCGCCATCGAGATGATCGCCTCCTCCACCGCGCGCTTCGACATCGCGCGCTTCGGCGCCGAGGTCTTCCGTCCCAGCCCCCGGCAGAGCGACCTGATGATCGTGGCCGGCACCGTCACCTTGAAGATGTCGCCGGTGCTCAAGCGCATCTACGACCAGATGCCCGAGCCCAAGTGGGTGATCTCCATGGGCGCCTGCTCCTCGGTGGGCGGGCCTTTCAATACCTACGCCGTGCTGCAGGGGGTGGACAAGATCGTGCCCGTGGACGTGTACGTCACCGGCTGTCCCCCGCGCCCCGAGAACCTCTTCTACGCGCTGCTGCGCCTGCAGGACAAGATCGACACCATGACCTTGGCCAAGCGCCCCACCGAGGTCCGCCTGGACGAGAACATGCTGGAGAAGTTCAAGCAGCAGGTCATGGTGGCGCAGACGCTGCAGCCCAAGTGA
- a CDS encoding Rieske (2Fe-2S) protein, translating to MAQFVRIGTVADLPAEGQAKEFTVDGKVLCVARVEGALSAMDNVCPHRGGPLGQGVVLDGKLVCPWHGWQYDPRTGEAGHNPGVKVAVYPLKIEGEDVLVEI from the coding sequence ATGGCGCAATTCGTAAGGATCGGCACCGTGGCCGACTTGCCCGCAGAAGGGCAGGCCAAGGAGTTCACCGTGGACGGCAAGGTGCTCTGCGTGGCCCGGGTGGAGGGCGCGCTCTCGGCCATGGACAACGTCTGTCCCCACCGCGGCGGGCCCCTGGGCCAGGGCGTGGTGCTGGACGGCAAGCTGGTCTGTCCCTGGCACGGCTGGCAGTACGATCCCAGGACGGGCGAGGCCGGCCACAACCCCGGCGTCAAGGTCGCCGTCTATCCCCTCAAGATCGAAGGGGAAGACGTGCTGGTGGAGATCTAG
- a CDS encoding metal-dependent hydrolase, protein MSPVTHFLASWMVANAAKLDRRERAAVTIAGIVPDLDGIGAVAQVLTLHSDHPLMWFSRYHHMLHNLAFAVAVSAVCFAVARQRWKTALLAFLAFHLHLFCDLIGARGPDGYDWPIPYLLPFSRAWDLSWRGQWGLNAWPNFAITGVLLVATFVLAWRKGYSPLEMVSPRADRALVAALRRRFPRSAAYPS, encoded by the coding sequence ATGAGTCCCGTTACCCATTTTCTCGCGAGCTGGATGGTGGCCAACGCCGCCAAGCTCGACCGCCGCGAGCGCGCCGCCGTGACCATCGCCGGCATCGTTCCCGACCTGGACGGCATCGGCGCCGTCGCCCAGGTCCTCACCCTGCACAGCGACCATCCCCTGATGTGGTTCTCGCGCTACCACCACATGCTGCACAACCTGGCCTTCGCGGTGGCCGTGTCGGCGGTGTGTTTTGCGGTGGCGCGGCAGCGCTGGAAGACGGCCCTGCTGGCCTTCCTGGCCTTCCACCTGCACCTGTTCTGCGACCTGATCGGGGCGCGCGGCCCCGACGGCTACGACTGGCCCATCCCCTACCTGCTGCCCTTCTCCCGCGCCTGGGACCTGAGCTGGAGGGGGCAGTGGGGGCTGAACGCCTGGCCCAACTTCGCGATCACGGGAGTGCTGCTGGTGGCCACCTTCGTCCTGGCCTGGCGGAAGGGCTATTCCCCTTTGGAGATGGTCTCGCCGCGCGCCGACCGCGCCTTGGTCGCGGCCCTGCGGCGGCGCTTCCCGCGCTCGGCCGCCTATCCCTCCTAG
- a CDS encoding diguanylate cyclase, with protein sequence MVFGRTLDRLSQPAVAALALLLLAALGWLDYLTRPEVAFAFFYLLPITLMAWYVGRRAGLGFSVLAALISVAANFGARVQFVQPFFFYWNAVITLGLFVVVTLVVAELRRAQERLRELAETDSLTGVPTRRAFCGLAELEKNRARRYLHPLTLVNIDLDDFQRVNAEFGHLIGDAVLRLVAQVLRNSIRQTDTVARVAGDEFALLLPETAPDAAQVVVGKIREALLETMQTAGWPLTFSIGVVTFVSAPDSLETMMAQAGEALDAVKIAGKNGIEQRVS encoded by the coding sequence ATGGTCTTTGGACGCACTCTCGACCGGCTCTCTCAGCCGGCGGTGGCTGCGCTGGCGCTGCTGCTGCTGGCGGCGCTGGGCTGGCTCGACTACCTCACCCGCCCTGAGGTGGCCTTCGCCTTCTTCTACCTGCTTCCCATCACCCTGATGGCGTGGTACGTGGGGCGGCGCGCCGGTCTGGGCTTCAGCGTCCTGGCGGCGCTGATTTCCGTGGCCGCCAACTTCGGCGCGCGCGTCCAGTTCGTCCAGCCTTTCTTCTTCTATTGGAATGCGGTGATCACTCTGGGGCTGTTCGTGGTGGTCACCCTGGTGGTGGCGGAGCTGCGGCGTGCCCAGGAGAGGCTGCGCGAGCTGGCGGAGACCGACTCCCTTACCGGCGTGCCCACGCGCCGCGCCTTCTGCGGCCTGGCCGAGCTGGAGAAGAACCGCGCCCGCCGCTACCTGCATCCCCTTACCCTGGTGAACATCGACCTCGACGACTTCCAGCGGGTGAACGCCGAGTTCGGGCACCTGATCGGCGACGCGGTGCTGCGCCTGGTGGCGCAGGTGCTGCGCAACAGCATCCGCCAGACCGATACGGTGGCGCGCGTGGCCGGCGACGAGTTCGCCCTGCTGCTCCCCGAGACCGCTCCCGATGCCGCGCAGGTGGTGGTGGGCAAGATCCGCGAGGCCCTGCTGGAGACCATGCAGACCGCCGGCTGGCCCCTGACCTTCAGTATCGGCGTGGTCACCTTCGTCAGCGCCCCCGACTCGCTGGAGACCATGATGGCGCAGGCCGGCGAGGCCCTGGATGCGGTCAAGATCGCCGGCAAGAACGGCATCGAGCAGAGAGTGTCGTAG
- a CDS encoding DUF1501 domain-containing protein, producing the protein MSFTRRVFLKGGAMAIVGSAAIPSFLTRAVYAAETTAGARKKRLVVVFQRGAADGLNIVVPHGEGAYYSMRPSIAIPRQAVLDLDGLFGLHPSMAPLVPLFQQKHLAIVHAAGSPDTTRSHFDAQDYMESGTPGVKSTEDGWLNRCVHALQDDKPSPFRAVALTANLPRILSGAEPAVALSNVNDFGVGGRNPAVQPLANTFEAMYDSSVDAVLHGTGQETFDAVKMLKAADPQRYTPAPGADYPRGRFGDALRQTAQLIKADLGVEVAFTDIGGWDHHVNEGNTQGQLANLLRDFSGSLTAFWTDLGDLAQDTVVVTMSEFGRTARENGNRGTDHGHANVMFVMGGPVKGGKVYGRWPGLAPEQLYEGRDLALTTDFRRVLGEAVYQHLGNKDLDAVFPPGEGYQNSPRSFLTLLG; encoded by the coding sequence ATGTCATTCACGCGGCGAGTATTCCTGAAGGGCGGGGCCATGGCCATCGTGGGCTCCGCCGCGATCCCCAGCTTCCTGACGCGCGCGGTGTACGCCGCCGAAACCACGGCGGGAGCGCGCAAGAAGCGCCTGGTGGTGGTCTTCCAGCGGGGCGCGGCCGACGGCCTGAACATCGTGGTGCCGCACGGCGAGGGTGCCTACTACTCCATGCGGCCCAGCATCGCCATCCCGCGCCAGGCGGTGCTCGACCTGGACGGCCTTTTCGGGCTGCATCCTTCCATGGCGCCGCTGGTGCCGCTGTTCCAGCAGAAGCACCTGGCCATCGTGCACGCCGCCGGCTCCCCTGACACCACCCGCTCCCACTTCGACGCCCAGGACTACATGGAGTCGGGCACTCCGGGCGTGAAGTCCACCGAGGATGGCTGGCTCAACCGCTGCGTGCACGCGCTCCAGGACGACAAGCCCAGCCCCTTCCGCGCGGTGGCCCTGACCGCCAACCTGCCCCGCATCCTCTCCGGCGCGGAGCCGGCGGTGGCCCTGAGCAACGTGAACGACTTCGGGGTGGGCGGACGCAATCCCGCGGTCCAGCCCCTGGCCAACACCTTCGAGGCCATGTACGACTCTTCGGTGGACGCGGTGCTGCACGGCACCGGGCAGGAGACCTTCGACGCGGTCAAGATGCTGAAGGCCGCCGACCCGCAGCGCTACACGCCCGCGCCCGGCGCCGACTATCCCCGCGGCCGCTTCGGCGACGCCCTGCGGCAGACCGCGCAGCTCATCAAGGCCGACCTGGGCGTGGAAGTGGCCTTCACCGACATCGGCGGCTGGGACCACCACGTCAACGAGGGCAACACCCAGGGGCAGCTCGCCAACCTGCTGCGCGACTTCTCCGGCTCACTGACCGCCTTCTGGACCGACCTGGGCGACCTGGCCCAGGACACAGTGGTCGTCACCATGTCGGAGTTCGGTCGCACCGCGCGCGAGAACGGCAACCGCGGTACCGACCACGGCCATGCCAACGTCATGTTCGTGATGGGCGGGCCGGTGAAGGGCGGCAAGGTCTACGGGCGCTGGCCCGGCCTCGCTCCCGAGCAGCTCTACGAGGGCCGCGACCTGGCCCTGACCACCGACTTCCGCCGCGTGCTGGGCGAGGCGGTGTACCAGCACCTGGGAAACAAAGACCTGGATGCAGTCTTTCCCCCAGGCGAAGGCTACCAGAACTCACCCAGGAGTTTTCTCACACTGCTGGGCTGA